The following coding sequences are from one Alosa alosa isolate M-15738 ecotype Scorff River chromosome 3, AALO_Geno_1.1, whole genome shotgun sequence window:
- the ndufb3 gene encoding NADH dehydrogenase [ubiquinone] 1 beta subcomplex subunit 3: MHHNHTSAGAQEATYSCLAILRSPSSTREGMGGDHGHSKVALPDYKIWKWEGTPLADTQQRLARRGLRDPWMRNEAWRYTGSFGVPVTFKDVLARGFKKGFLAFAVCLAVEYAFFPPKKSEH, translated from the exons ATGCATCACAACCATACCAGTGCAGGTGCGCAGGAGGCTACGTATTCGTGTTTGGCTATTCTAAGGTCACCAAGCTCAACAAGAGAAG GTATGGGTGGGGATCACGGCCACAGCAAAGTGGCCCTGCCAGACTACAAGATCTGGAAATGGGAGGGAACGCCACTTGCAGACACACAGCAGAGGCTTGCTCGGAGGGGATTGCGGGACCCATGGATGCG GAATGAAGCTTGGAGATACACAGGATCATTTGGTGTTCCAGTTACCTTTAAAGATGTCCTTGCCCGTGGGTTCAAGAAAGGATTCCTTGCTTTTGCTGTGTGCCTGGCAGTGGAGTATGCTTTTTTCCCTCCCAAGAAATCAGAGCACTGA